Sequence from the Streptomyces sp. R33 genome:
GGTACCGGCAGCACGTGCTGCACGCGGAGCCGGACGGCAGCTTCTCGGTGGTCGCGCTGGTGTGGCTGCCCGGCCAGGAGACCGCCATCCACGACCACGTCTCCTGGGGCGTGGCCGGGGTGCACGAGGGCGAGGAGAGCGAGCTCCGCTACCGGCTGGCCCCTGCCGCCGGAGAGTCCAGCGCCCGGCTGGTGGCGACCGAGCAGGTGGTCAACGGTCCCGGCGAGGTCTGCGGATTCGCCCCGCCCGGCGATATCCACAAGGTCCGCAACTCCTGCGGTACCAAGGCGATATCCCTTCACGTCTACGGAGCCGATGTCCTCCGCCTGGGCAGCAGCGTCCGCCGCGTCTATACGCTCCCGACCGACTGATGGCGCTGCTGAACCGCCCGGTACGGGGGGCGGAGACGGCACGCGCCGGGCGTGTTTCACGTGAAACATCCTCGTCCTGGCCGGGGTTGGGGCTGGCGGCCGTGGGCGTACTGGTGGCGTGGTGCGTACACCGGCTGGTGCCCGACGTACCCATGCTGACCGCGTCGGTGGTGCTCGGCATCGCGGTGGCCCATCTGCCGGGCATACGCGAGGTCGTACGCGGAGCAGCCCGCCCGGGGCTGTCGCTGGCCGGGCGGCGGCTGATGCGGATCGGTATCGTCCTGCTGGGCCTCGGCCTGGGCCTGGACCAGGTGCTCCGGCTGGGCTGGGCCACGGTGGCGATGGTGGCCGCGGTGGTCGCCGCCACCTTCTTCGGCACGCTCTGGCTGGGCCGCAAGCTCGGGCTCCCCGGCGACCAGCCGCTGCTGATCGCCACCGGGTACTCGATCTGCGGGGCCTCGGCGATCGGCGCGGTGAGTCAGGTATCGGGCAGCGACGA
This genomic interval carries:
- a CDS encoding cysteine dioxygenase; the protein is MTTTTPARTTARMAALVSEIRTVVDRGLAPDLTAYLVGERVAPHLGTADLLTPEQREGYPDRYRQHVLHAEPDGSFSVVALVWLPGQETAIHDHVSWGVAGVHEGEESELRYRLAPAAGESSARLVATEQVVNGPGEVCGFAPPGDIHKVRNSCGTKAISLHVYGADVLRLGSSVRRVYTLPTD